ATTGGTGCCATTGTGTGCAAGTTGGATGTGCATCGTAATGTTGTGAAAAGAGGTTACATTGCAATGTTAGCGGTAGATGAGAAATACAGGAAGAGAAAGATTGGTTCTCGGCTGGTCAGAAAAGCAATACAGGTGAGATCACCATTATTatgtatactaaaatatatatttcttatgttcaAGTTCAATACAGTAGAATTCATGGCATGTATGATAAAttacatagatataaaaaactgcTATTCATGCAAGTTGGAATCTATCTAATAAGATAACTATTATTAAGCTATTTTGATTAGTcagaaataagtaaatattgatatttgtagTATTGTTCACATAAAATAGATTTCATCAGGCATAATACAATATACTACTAACATTgttaaatactgttttttttagaatagtGAAAACTGTATGTGCTgattgttattttgtatttatttatagttttaatatagcTACTTTTGTCAGTAACACAGTATTTATTAGTGCTAGATTTGTAGGTACTGTACTGTCCCTGACAAAATAGTACTAATgactttatattatgataaagaaGTCTTACCAAACTATGAGAGTAATAGAAGATAGTGTGTACACCAATGTACTCTATAATATGTCCTGGTTACCTGGCTGAAGTTTATTGAGAGTGCCCTCAGGGgaaaaattcagtacaaaaaaaagtattatgaaccttataaacacacgttctgatgacgttgcagtgggcattgcttaacattgaatttcttaacattttcgcttataacttttttatttatagttctatgaCAAAAAGTTcttggaccaaagttgtagagaatttaatttgcaacaaaaaatgtttatacattttttttgtcagataaatagtttaagagatacatcgtaaaaaccatttcaacctctattttcaagatggcggccgtgggacaagggtggcgaccccacaaacttggttttagctttacactgaccccccctacacttcaaaaaaataaaattgcgtcctctaaaaaacgcaaccccaaatgtaacttttcaatggactaatatgGAACACTATTTTGTATGATTTGTTAGTTATGGCAGatctatactttttaattaattattgcaataaCATTTTGAAGCAACTAACATTAATATAACATGATTTAGCTATGTTTGAGTTGCATACAGaatgcaatattaaaatgtgcatataattaaaaagataagaagtataacaataaaattaaatcatgtaTAAGCATTCAAGTGGCAAATTATGTgcagaaaacatttttttttggatttttagaCTGTAATCTACTTCTTTTCCCCAACACCCCAGTTGGAAGGCAGTAGCTAGGTATGTTTGAAcaaaagacaaaaaaacaaccataatttatatcatttttcccATCTCTTTTTTCTGTTGTTTAGCCAAATACTCTTACTTAATATTCAGCTATTCGGCTAGGAGTCCTGCAGAATTCTCAAAATTTAGTCTTTATATGTGGCAGATTATGCTATTCCTTCCAAGTCtactttctatttatatttatgacattattacagtttttttttactataactaTACTCCCATGTTGTTGAGAACTATTTATCACTAAGATTTATACATTATATGGcagaatattcttttaaaaagctgtaacgtaattaaatatttaacatttttgtttcatattctAAACATATTGTTACTTAAAACTTTCTTAAAGATTTGATACTGTTAAGTTTTAATGAATGTCTAATCTAATCCATTCTCTGTGTAACTAATATTCTTTGTATTCATTTTCAGGCAATGATTAATGATAATGCAGATGAAGTTGTCTTAGAAACggaaattacaaacaaatcaGCACTAAGGCTTTATGAAAATTTGGGCTTTGTGAGAGACAAACGCTTATTTCGTTACTACCTTAATGGTGTAGATGCGTTACGATTGAAGTTGTGGCTAAGGTGAAAAAAGTAGTTAACATTAAAGAGAAAATTTTCAATGTTGTGTTATTCTTCTGCAGACATCACAGTCCTAGCAGGCATATAATGTAAAGCAAACTACTGTTGTTATTATGGTGTAATCTTGTATTGCCATTTGAGGATTTAGCCAAATGTATagtttgtttcatttattttatagtcatgtgatacatttttattgtaatttatgtgttgaaaattgttttaatgaaaatatttttcctctcaattattttatatcttgacTATAAGGTTTATAAATGGATAACTTCCTAACTAAAAATACACAACTTTGAAGAATTGTAGTCattcattatttacattatcaccctttgtttttttttaccagaATATGAAGTAGTAGATTTTTCTATGAACTTCAACtgaatgaatttatattttatatttacaattaaaataaaattttgcactgTGTAAAAATCTATCTGACAAACttgaataaatcaatattaaatagttttaataatagcTTCTTACcttatgttacttttatttatgtaccccagatgtttgaattgaaaaaagaaaatgcttctaaagttttattgaaaagcaTTACACACACACtacataatcatattatatCAGATAAAGCTCTTAATGTAATGATAATTTAACCCTTGTCTTACAagaatactataaattattaatgtatactggtaacaaaataaaaaattacaaatatcttaTTGTTACTATAATAGGTTCAAGATACAGTCAATTTGTATACATATTCCAATaaagacaaattatttttttataatttattgatcaGTAATCAGTAATACATTTAGAATGTAAATATTGCTGTATTTGTTGAAGCTCCGTCATAGATCAGTGTGTTGTTTACTGGTTTATACTGTTTAgtgataattttaattgcttCATGACCAATGCATCCACCAAGAAAAGCTGACACTGTGTGTATTTCAGCCCCTCCATACCTACACATTTCATGAATATGATCATCCTTGGGAAAAGGTGAACAAGATATATCACTAAGGAATTTTGTGACACAAGTTTTTAACTTGGCTATGTCGGCTTCAGGCTCCCAGTCTCCTGGAGATTGACAGTGCTCTGATATAAACATCTCTGCAGCTCGTAGCATCACATAATGCACCATCATAACATCGGGCTCCTCTAGGTGCCTGGCTATGTAGGATGCAACATTACTACCCAACTGATACTCTGTTGCTATATTAGAGCCCTTAATGACACACAGATCATGAGCATGCGCACAAAACAATTTCACTTCAGCCTCACTTATGCTATCACAATGCAATTGAGTGACAATTTGTTGTACTTTTCTATACATTATTTCTGCATCCATTGCTGCCTGTGACCTGTAGATATTCATTAGTTTCACATAATGATCTGTAGAAGCAGTCAGATCTGGAATAGTCCCCTTCACAGGCAGTCTCCCTTTGCCTTCAGCCTCCACAAAACCTCTCAAAGCAGAACACATTATCCAAAATGATGAACTTTCTTTAGTCAAGTTAGTAGCAGCACTGCTGTATATAAGTTCTTGGATTCTGGATGGCAAGAATGTTGGAACAAGGGCTGTGTTAACTGCTTTCATAGCCTCTTCTATATTTTCTTGATAGATAGGCACACCACAATTATCAATTTTCATAAACTCATGAAGTATGTTACGaatatcatttttttcttttctactcATTGGCCACATATTCTGATAGCTTGTTTGCCACTTTTGAACTGCCTTATATAAAAAGACTATCCAAGGAATGTGGGCATGGTCTTTCATCTCTGCAGATTCAAGATCAACGCCATCTAAGTATTCTACCAAAGCTGGAAATGGCACATCTAGACGCAAATCAGGCTGGTCGTTATCTGGATGAATTTCAATAACAGTGTGTTCTTTCATCTGAATCCTTAGTGACCCTAAAAATCCCACAGAACGGCATAACATAAATGGCACATTAATATCCCACAAATGTTGGGATAAACTTAGTATTGTCTTCTCATTGAGAGCTGTGGCTATGACTACATTAAAAGATTTGAAAAAATCTGGGTTTTCTTGTAATATTTGGTCCGGTGGCTCCTGCACGGCGTGGCCTTGTACTGCTGGATTCAGCTCTAAAATCAAGCGTAATGCTTCGGATCCTCTATTTAAGCCTTTGCTTGTGATTTCTAAAAAGAAATTGCTGCCGATATCTTCGTCGCTCACGTTATTGTCGTCCACTATAGTAATAGCACCGACCCCAGGTAATACCATTGATTTGAGTGTTTCAGTTCCCAAAGCTGTAGCATTTATAAGGCAAACATGCCCGTTTTCCAGGGTAGCTTGACCATGATCACCCCATAAACGTAGTTGCCGGTCATACTGTTTGTTTTTCTCGCTTTGTTCCGGAGATTTTGGAGATGGGGAAGCCATTGTATTCGCCCACTCACACAAATAAATCACTTAATGTTAATCtctattggtaaaaaaatacaaaaaaattgtaaatccTAATATTTGAGCGGCCTTTATAAAACTATAGACATGAGTCTTGTCAATTTATTGGTATTTTGACAATTTTACTCCACAGTCAGCTAAACAAATCGCGTTAACCACAGATTACAAACCATTATGGATGCCTCGTTTTATCGATCAATATTTTCAATAGGTATATATAGTGTCAAAGAAAAAAACGTTCCTAACTAAATAATGCGCATCCAGTGCTGCCCACAATAATTTTCTAAGCTTTCACCTGTCCTCTTGTTTACCATCTATGCAGGCGGCTCCTAACAGGTTGGTCCGGAAATCGTAAGGGGAAGCCTATGTACTACAGTGGACTGTCAAAGACTGAAAAAGTTCATGTTCATTACGCGATATAGTTTTAAATGTCAATCAATttacaatagtatattttttataaggtttAACAAACTATCTCATACATAATAGGTTATGTAAATTCCATCAATTTGTTGGTTATTCCAGGAGAATTAATTCTTCTTGAGAACTTTCATTGcatgcactgcgtaaacggtcaaAGGTACGCAATCATATTTGaattgttgtttgttttgaagTGAAATTTGAATTGTTGAAATGTCGGAATTGTTTCTCAAagatctaaaaatatgttttcaaagACCTCCGCTGCACGTGCCTCCAccgaacgcgataaactcaaaaacttcctAAAGTATATCGACTCAATTaggtatggaaatattttatgatcatGAAAAGAACATAGGTTACTTTCTTATCCGGAAACGTATATAGTATATAGCGGACTTTTATCACGGACAACTTTTTCATGCAGGCAAAATCAtttaagtaggtaagtatatcTAAGAACTTACaatcaaaaatcaataatttaaaagtaaaactaCGGCGCacaaaataaacgaaataagtAGCAGTGTACTGCTGTTATATCCAATGTCCATCGCTCTTCGAACAAAGTACTGTTACAGTACAGTACAGTTCTCCgaatattaaacagtatagtataCACTGGACATGAGAGaacaaatttgtgctccaaaagtgatttaataatttatataaatatagttatatgagtttatattttgtcaaaatgAAGGCATGGACAGGATGCCATTCCGGATATAGAAGCCCGGCTTGACGTTACGGAAGTGTTGCCAAgcaatactttttattacagttttcgtaatagtactaaaattattttcatgacAATTATGATTTCAAAATACAATCATTGCGAATAAATGACCAATGTAACTTTAGtcatatgattattattatcttacatTACTTCTGATGTTAtcttctaatattaaaaatccaaatgttttgatgtttgttagaaaacaaaaaagcaGCAATCCACAGATTTGCTCTCGTAGATCGAGATGTGCTGCTGAAGGAAATGATTCAAGTTTCTTGCATCGCATTCCGTGCTAGTATGTACATTTTACGCGATCTCAAAATCAAAACTAGGCTTAAATCATATTCTTGTGCCAAGTTCTGGAGTAGTACGGTCATATTACAGCTAATAAATAATGCGAGGAGGTAGTAGTAGGagaggcttttcacgcgggagACGTCGCGAGCAACATCCAGtgttatataaaacttattttttatttactaagatttaataaatattatttttcttctaaGAGGAATGATCTACCCAAAAATTTGGCGACTTAGTAccgtaacaattatttattttactggcaACATTGGATTTCAGTAAATGGaagttgttattttatgtaggtaaaataaatacataatcgtCCTTCAGAGACTTGATTTTCTAGTGAGATGTTCACAATTTTTTACCGTACGAATGTGTATAGAAATGAATTTACAGACCTTATTTCAAGATTTTAATCCCAGGTAAGCGTAGAACTATTTTTCTACCTATTGTGTAGACATACGAATATAGTGatctaattaatttactttcCACAGCAAGTTCGTAGTTCACAGTTGTTTGTTGGTGTTTACGGCGTTATTAGCGTTGAAGTTAGACAATTCGATATCATGGTCGTACTGGGCCGTATTTACACCAATATGGGTGTGGAAATTCATGGTAGTTCTTGGTGCCACTGTAGGCACATACGTCTGGTGGCAGTACCCTCACTTCaggtataattattaaatatctaaatttatatataaaaacctaGTATTTACGTTCATtgtctgaatataaaatattttgtttttaacaatgACCTCATTTGATAAtagatattaatgttttatattaagcaCACTGAAATTAAATGGACAATAACTTTACTtttaagtactttataattgaatataatgttCTGTTTAAGTAGTAATTCTTCCTGCATAgagaaactttatttaaatccCTTCACTTTTAAGCCTTGCAAACATTGCCAACCACTGGTTATAATgtgataaaattgtttcataatcttgtttcataatttatgctTAATTTATAGTATGTGTGTCAAACAGAGTTTAGGTGTCAACAAGCAAAACATATTTCAGATTTTTACATCCTCAGTTTAGTGTTtcatgtaataatatttctttttctaaaatgaatatttagataaattaaagttacttttcgaaaatttcaataacaattcCAATCTTGATCTTCTTTCAGTCCTAACAACAGAACAATTAAAGTAActgatttgtaaatatgtaaaaaataactcTTCTGTTTGGTCTTGTTCATAATCAATTgataaattcaatcataattgattattaaaattggcATTATCTAGTAGCAAATTTGATTGTATTTCGCTTCTCTGCACTAGCTGTGTTTTAGTCATCCCTTTTtactactaataaataaatattactgttgTTTCAGGCTAGAAGGTGAAGCGTACATACATTACAAAGCAATGTTAATAAGTCTTGCCATACATTTAATATTGCTCATGTTTGAGTTGTTAGTATGCGACCAGTTGACAACAAGTCGCCATGTTTGGATACTAGTCTTTATACCGTTGATTTTTATAAGCATAGTCTCCATTGCTATCTGTATATGGTCCGTGAAACATGATCGCAGTTATGAGGTATGTATTTAAGGTATAATCtatatcctaaataaataatgtttaagtaTGATCATTTACATTAGCtgagaatattaaaaattttaaaatgcttcTACATAACCACTTtaactgaaatataattttttctttaacgAAAATAAAGTAAAGCCTATCAAGTTTAATTTAAGTGAAGAATAAACAATTGTAGACAgagacacaaaagtttaaaggcaattttaaattttcaatttgcctatagcaccccacaaataaagggctatccaacacaacaaatttttcagttcaaactggtagttcctgagattagccattactgctccgctcctattggtcatagcgtgatgatatataacttagagcactccacgaacaaagggctatccaaagcaaaaagaattttttcagtttggaccggtagttccagagattagccattactgctccgctcctattgggtatagcgtgatgatatatagcctatagcaatccacgaataaagggctatccaacgcaaaaagaatttttcagtttggaccggtagttcctgagattagccattactgctctgctcctattgggtatagcgtgatgatatatagcctatagcactccatgaacaaagggctatccaacgcaaaaagaatttttcagtttggactggtagttcctgagattagtgcgttcaaacaaacaaacaaactcttcagctttatataatagtatagatattactCACATATACTATTATCTATAAGCtgattatattatcatattaatggTTTATTAAGGTCTTTGAAAGTTtcttaaagatttaaaattattaattattaaatagtgttaCTTTGAATAATgccaaaattgttaaaatttttataaattgttacacACCTGCAAATTGTTCTTAAATAAGCAATTTTCAGTATTAACAATTCATAGTAATCAATTATCTGCCCAAAGTATGCACCagattttgatttattgtttcCCTTTTGTGAATATGGAAAATTGGACAATTATGAAAAAAagatgtgaaaatgtttttataattaacatttcttTGAATACTTAAGTTTACACACCCTATAATCcgtaaaagtaaaaacatagGTTGAGTACACAAACAATCCATCCTGAAGTGTAACTATGGATGAGatcatattcattatatttataactcattatatttatatcttaatacAATGCACAACTAATTCCTAATTTTATGtcctttaatttattaacaaattacaatattttattctttcagTTGGAACTTTTTTGTGCTGTAAATATTCTCCAATTTATATTTCTTGCCCTGAAGCTGGATGATTTTATAAACTGGTCTTGGGAAGTTGTTTTTGTGCCACTATGGATTCTTATGTGCCTCAGCTTAGTAGGTGAGTGTATGTgtcttttttaaacttttttagaTGATCGTTAGGGCACCTTCAAAGTAGCCGCGCGATAGCAGCGCTGCGGCCGcgcgtgtttttttatatagatctaCCTTGCCGCGCACCCGCAGCCACGCGGGTAATTGGAAGACGCCCTTAAATTATTATGCAccagtatttataaattataatataaaactaaataaggTATATAGAAGAACTAAGGAAATATAAACATGCagtcaaaatttttatttatacatgtaaATAACAAAGTTATGAGTTATAATTTTCATGAATCCTGCATAAAATTGTAGGCACAGCATATAGGAagcaattaatactatgtagatcATACATCAGATACACATTCATCAATGAATACTATATGTGTGTAAataattcgatatttttattttagattatgaaaaatttcaatatttaaaaaaatagctttaaaactcatttataaaattttatttataacaaaaaataatgttaaaataaattttaggggTGTTGTACAGCATTATTTTTGCCGGCATTTTGTTGAGAACTCCGGAAGTTAACATACAGCAAAGACGCACAAGCTTCAACTCTGCACTAGCTTACACCTTCACAGTCATACCAATATTGGTATTCCAGGTTAGTAGTATAGTACCTCTTTTGTTTGTACATATCTGACGCTTAAATCGGTGAATTCATTGAAATTGTACTTTTTTTAAAGCATGTtatatttggtcaaacatttGTTAATTGACTACCTGGTGGTATTGTACGGCTGCTTCGCAGAGATCTTGAGTTTTCTTACGTATTAAATGAAGTTAAGTTTTTAGGTTCAATATTAGCTAAAAgggttggtggtaggatatattttatatccgcccggatagcgaccaccgtacacaaggtgttaaaacccgccatagggacgcacataagtgtgtcgcgttccgggatcagcctgtgtacagccgttctaacaggccgacatatttatattgcctatttagaaataaaaagtgTGTATGAGtatctttttaaattgtataactGGCGATGGACATGTtgccataatataattattctgtttaaaaatttacctcaaaatactttaatattatataccaaaTGTCTTTAATTCATTCTTATTTCAATTGCAGGTGCTTTTGACAAATAAATTGGATGACGGATTGGGCCTCACCTACACTGTTGTAGTGAGTCCGCTATTCGTCAGCTATGCAACACTTATTATAATGTCGTTTAGTTCTAAAGGAGgaaataaatgtaagtaaagTGTTTGTTAGTTTTCCGTAATTGGATGCCTCTGTTTGTATTTGTGGTAGATAGTATGTATATCGAAATATATGTGATGTGTCGtttcatattacattttattgattattctCACTGAGTGTCTTCCTACATTATAGTTACTAGTTAGTTAATTATgctatttctttaatttatta
The nucleotide sequence above comes from Manduca sexta isolate Smith_Timp_Sample1 chromosome 11, JHU_Msex_v1.0, whole genome shotgun sequence. Encoded proteins:
- the LOC115442560 gene encoding NEDD8-activating enzyme E1 regulatory subunit, whose amino-acid sequence is MASPSPKSPEQSEKNKQYDRQLRLWGDHGQATLENGHVCLINATALGTETLKSMVLPGVGAITIVDDNNVSDEDIGSNFFLEITSKGLNRGSEALRLILELNPAVQGHAVQEPPDQILQENPDFFKSFNVVIATALNEKTILSLSQHLWDINVPFMLCRSVGFLGSLRIQMKEHTVIEIHPDNDQPDLRLDVPFPALVEYLDGVDLESAEMKDHAHIPWIVFLYKAVQKWQTSYQNMWPMSRKEKNDIRNILHEFMKIDNCGVPIYQENIEEAMKAVNTALVPTFLPSRIQELIYSSAATNLTKESSSFWIMCSALRGFVEAEGKGRLPVKGTIPDLTASTDHYVKLMNIYRSQAAMDAEIMYRKVQQIVTQLHCDSISEAEVKLFCAHAHDLCVIKGSNIATEYQLGSNVASYIARHLEEPDVMMVHYVMLRAAEMFISEHCQSPGDWEPEADIAKLKTCVTKFLSDISCSPFPKDDHIHEMCRYGGAEIHTVSAFLGGCIGHEAIKIITKQYKPVNNTLIYDGASTNTAIFTF
- the LOC115442135 gene encoding transmembrane protein 185A isoform X1, translated to MCIEMNLQTLFQDFNPSKFVVHSCLLVFTALLALKLDNSISWSYWAVFTPIWVWKFMVVLGATVGTYVWWQYPHFRLEGEAYIHYKAMLISLAIHLILLMFELLVCDQLTTSRHVWILVFIPLIFISIVSIAICIWSVKHDRSYELELFCAVNILQFIFLALKLDDFINWSWEVVFVPLWILMCLSLVGEWVLYSIIFAGILLRTPEVNIQQRRTSFNSALAYTFTVIPILVFQVLLTNKLDDGLGLTYTVVVSPLFVSYATLIIMSFSSKGGNKWWFGIRKDFCQFLLSVFPLLQEYANIAYNNNVNRGSNGIPNDPPVNQEPYRDEETHKKVKDSKKSSKNQKKNEIMKPVVPITSIDMPD
- the LOC115442135 gene encoding transmembrane protein 185A isoform X2 — protein: MCIEMNLQTLFQDFNPSKFVVHSCLLVFTALLALKLDNSISWSYWAVFTPIWVWKFMVVLGATVGTYVWWQYPHFRLEGEAYIHYKAMLISLAIHLILLMFELLVCDQLTTSRHVWILVFIPLIFISIVSIAICIWSVKHDRSYELELFCAVNILQFIFLALKLDDFINWSWEVVFVPLWILMCLSLVGVLYSIIFAGILLRTPEVNIQQRRTSFNSALAYTFTVIPILVFQVLLTNKLDDGLGLTYTVVVSPLFVSYATLIIMSFSSKGGNKWWFGIRKDFCQFLLSVFPLLQEYANIAYNNNVNRGSNGIPNDPPVNQEPYRDEETHKKVKDSKKSSKNQKKNEIMKPVVPITSIDMPD
- the LOC115442135 gene encoding transmembrane protein 185B isoform X3, whose product is MVVLGATVGTYVWWQYPHFRLEGEAYIHYKAMLISLAIHLILLMFELLVCDQLTTSRHVWILVFIPLIFISIVSIAICIWSVKHDRSYELELFCAVNILQFIFLALKLDDFINWSWEVVFVPLWILMCLSLVGEWVLYSIIFAGILLRTPEVNIQQRRTSFNSALAYTFTVIPILVFQVLLTNKLDDGLGLTYTVVVSPLFVSYATLIIMSFSSKGGNKWWFGIRKDFCQFLLSVFPLLQEYANIAYNNNVNRGSNGIPNDPPVNQEPYRDEETHKKVKDSKKSSKNQKKNEIMKPVVPITSIDMPD